GCCAGAAAGAGCAACGCGATCGGGATCGCCGCGGCGACCGACAACAGCCCGCCGCCAACGGCCACCGTGATCGCGACGGCGATAGCGACGAGACCGGCCAGATACGGCAGCGTCTTGCCGGCGACGATCTCGTGGCTCGAGGCCGGCGACACGAGCAACAGTTCGCCGCGGCGTTTGATTCGCTCGTCCATGATCGTGCTCCCGTAGGCCTGGATAACGAAGTTCATCGGCACGACGAACAGGAAGGCGAGCAGCAGTGACTGGAAGGGAAACGGCGGCGAGATCGATCCCGGCGTCCCCGAGGTGTCTTCGACGGCGCCGCCGACATCGGGAACGTGGAGACTGCCGTCAGTCCCGCCGCCCGAACCGGTTCCATCACCGGTTTCGTCGTCGCTCGAGTTGTCGGTGCCACTGCCGGAATCGTCGCCGGAACCGGTGGTCGAGTCGTCGTTGGTGCCGTCCGTCGTCTCACCCGTTCCGTTCTCGTCGGTGCTCGAGTCGTCGTCGCCAGTCCCGCTATCGTCAGTGTCAGTTCCATCACCGGCAGCCGTCGCCCCGTCGAGGTCGCGGTCCCGGTACTCGAGGTCGACCAGCACGGGATAGGCCGCGGTTTGATTCGCCTCCTGACTCAACCGTTGCTCGTTGTACCCCTCGACCGCGTCTCGGAACGCGTCGTAGGCGACCGCCCCGTTCGGCCCGACGTGGCCGATCTGGCCCCGTTGTGTGACCACCACGTCGGCGTTCGCGTCCTCCCCGTCGTCGGTGATCTCGAGGTCCTCGAGTCCGATCACCCGAAAGGAGTCGCTCTCGACGGCGACGTCGTGGTACTGGCTGTCCTCGTCGACGGCCATCACGTAGAGTTCGTCCTCGAGACCGAGTCCCTCGTCGGCGACGGAGATTCCGACGATTCCGACGGTCAGGAGCAGTCCCACGAGCACGAGCGCCGTCTTTCGGTCGATCGTGCCGGTGCTTCGGGAGACCTCCCAGCGGGCGATCCGCGCCGTCCGGGCGAGCGCGCGGCGGAGTCGCACGGTGCTGGAGCGCGTGTCCCGCTCGCGCTCGTCGCTCACGTCCGCGCCTCCGCCGCGTCCTCGTTGGAATCCGATCTACTGGATTCGTCACCGTCTCGGCCGTCGCGTTCGGAACCGTTTCGCCCCTCGTTGTTCTCGCGGCTTTCGCTGTTTTCGCGGCTCTCGCTTGCGACCTCAAGGAAGATGTCCTCGAGCGTGGGCGTCTCTGTCTGGATATCCGTAATCCGACCGCCCTCGCGTTCGACGACTTCGCGGATGCTCTCGACGGCGTCCATATCCGCGACGACGTGGCGAAACTCGTCGTCGTTGTCGTCGGTCAGGGCTCCGTTTCCGGCGTCGACCGTCGCGTAGACGTGGTACTCAGTGCCGCCGTGGGCCTCCCGGATCGCGTCGATGGTCCCGCGGGCGACGATCCGCCCATCGTTCATGATGATGATCCGGTCGCAGACGCTCTCGACGTGAAAGAGGTTGTGCGCGCTAAAGACGATCGTCTTCCCCTCGTCGCTCAACTCCTGTGTGAACTCGATAATGTAGTTGGTCGTCAGCGGATCCAGCCCGGAGGCGGGTTCGTCGAAGATCAGCACGTCGGGATCGTTCACCAGCGCCCGCGCGATGGCCACCTTGCGTTTCATCCCCTTCGACATGTTGCCGAGTCGGCGGTCGCGGTGTTCGAGATCGAGGCGCTCGAGCGTGCGGTCGATCCGGTCGCGAGCGACGCTTCGGGGGACGTCGTAGAGGTCCGCGAAGAACTCGAGGTAGTCGGTCGCGGTCATCTCCTCGTACAGGGGAGATTCCTCGGGGAGGAAGCCGAGTTGGCGGGCCATCTCGGGGTCGCCGGGGGTGTGGCCGGCGACCACGGCGGTTCCGGCGGTCGGCTCGATCAGTCCGGCGAGCATCTTCAGCGTCGTCGTCTTGCCCGCGCCGTTGGGACCGACGACGCCGAAGACCTCGCCGCGCTCGATCGCAAACGAACTGCCGTCGACGGCGGTGAAGCCGCCGTACTCCTTTCGGAGGTCGTCCACTTCGAGTATCGCCATTCGTTACTCGAGCCTCGAAGAGGCGCCAGTAAAGTGTAGCGGCTAGTGACTGTCGCCGTTACCAGGGGGTTTGGAACGGCGCTGGCGATTGGATCGACTACCGCCAGTTATCGGCGCCGATAGCCGCCGAACGGAGCTCCGAGACGTCTCGAGCACTCGAGTCGCCCCTACCAAACCTCCATACCTCCTGAAACCGTACCCTCGAGACACATGACTAGCCTCCGGACTGCACACACCCCGGACGGTCGCCGCCTCGAGGCCTCGCACGTCCTCGAGGCCCCCGCAGCGGACGCCTGGGAGCTACTGGTCGACACCACTCGGTGGCCCGAGTGGTCGCCGCTCGTCAACGGCGTCGAATCGACCGACCGGCGGCTTCGTCCGGGGACCACCGGTCGCGTACGGATCTCGGGTGTCTGGGTCCCGTTTCGGATTACCGATTGTTCGGACCGGCGGTGGAGTTGGCGTATTTCGGGCGTTCCGATCGCGGCCCATCGGGTCGACGACCTCGGCGAGAATCGGTGTCGGATCGTCTTCGAACTCCTGCCCCACGCCGTCGGCTCCGTCCCGGTTTGTCTGCGCACGCTCGAGCGACTCGAAGCGGTGCTC
Above is a window of Natronorubrum tibetense GA33 DNA encoding:
- a CDS encoding ABC transporter permease, which produces MSDERERDTRSSTVRLRRALARTARIARWEVSRSTGTIDRKTALVLVGLLLTVGIVGISVADEGLGLEDELYVMAVDEDSQYHDVAVESDSFRVIGLEDLEITDDGEDANADVVVTQRGQIGHVGPNGAVAYDAFRDAVEGYNEQRLSQEANQTAAYPVLVDLEYRDRDLDGATAAGDGTDTDDSGTGDDDSSTDENGTGETTDGTNDDSTTGSGDDSGSGTDNSSDDETGDGTGSGGGTDGSLHVPDVGGAVEDTSGTPGSISPPFPFQSLLLAFLFVVPMNFVIQAYGSTIMDERIKRRGELLLVSPASSHEIVAGKTLPYLAGLVAIAVAITVAVGGGLLSVAAAIPIALLFLAATFVGAMLARSYKELTFVTVTISVFLTTYTFIPAVFTDVTPIALISPLTLIVMDLQGESARLGEYLFSTGPFLASAGVCFLLGLGVYREEDMFAQKAIPVKVIDALASRLHGYRSVPTLSMLFIPFVFTAQLLAVALLFAVPETVALPVIFVLAAAIEEFAKSIHVYAGFARSKFESSLRIAVLLGVLSGIGFFVGEKLTHVAQFVGLPELTVGVAAFGPALSSDPLLLLALFFAPLVLHVVTAVISALGASRGENAYAVAFVIATFVHAAYNLGVIALVA
- a CDS encoding SRPBCC family protein is translated as MTSLRTAHTPDGRRLEASHVLEAPAADAWELLVDTTRWPEWSPLVNGVESTDRRLRPGTTGRVRISGVWVPFRITDCSDRRWSWRISGVPIAAHRVDDLGENRCRIVFELLPHAVGSVPVCLRTLERLEAVLVE
- a CDS encoding ABC transporter ATP-binding protein — translated: MAILEVDDLRKEYGGFTAVDGSSFAIERGEVFGVVGPNGAGKTTTLKMLAGLIEPTAGTAVVAGHTPGDPEMARQLGFLPEESPLYEEMTATDYLEFFADLYDVPRSVARDRIDRTLERLDLEHRDRRLGNMSKGMKRKVAIARALVNDPDVLIFDEPASGLDPLTTNYIIEFTQELSDEGKTIVFSAHNLFHVESVCDRIIIMNDGRIVARGTIDAIREAHGGTEYHVYATVDAGNGALTDDNDDEFRHVVADMDAVESIREVVEREGGRITDIQTETPTLEDIFLEVASESRENSESRENNEGRNGSERDGRDGDESSRSDSNEDAAEART